In the genome of Mycteria americana isolate JAX WOST 10 ecotype Jacksonville Zoo and Gardens chromosome 7, USCA_MyAme_1.0, whole genome shotgun sequence, one region contains:
- the LOC142413063 gene encoding thiamine transporter 2-like: MDCWKGAIGHSWIYPTLIICANGFFSTMRPSESFLTPYLTGPDKNLTIEEVTNQIFPVWTYSYLALLFPVFLITDYVRYKPVLLLQGVSFIVTWLLLLFAHGVVAMQVVEFFYGMVTATEVAYYAYIYSVVSTDHYQRVTSYCRSITLVAATVAAVLGQLLVSLADVSYFYLNAITLASVSLAFVCSFLLPMPQKSMFFHRKDDSETLPGPEKVVATVSSDRPPSCQEDKGSVSADRGPTPEQQADNAKPQNHVLRVLVQLSKDLKDCYSSRKLLYWSLWWALATAGFNQVLNYVQVLWDFRAPSHSSAVYNGAVEAIATFLGSATSMAVGYVKVNWDLSGELALGIFSAMDAGSLFLMHFTDNIWACYAGYLAFKACYMLLITIATFQIAVNLSMERYALMFGFNNFVALAIQTILTVVVVDSKGLGLDISTQFLIYGSYFTFIAGIFLIRSMYTIISIKCRNTSVAGESTDH, from the exons ATGGATTGCTGGAAGGGAGCCATAGGCCATAGCTGGATTTATCCCACGCTGATCATCTGTGCGAATGGATTTTTCTCCACAATGAGGCCATCAGAATCTTTTCTCACTCCTTATCTAACTGGACCAGACAAAAACCTAACGATTGAAGAG gTTACCAACCAGATTTTCCCGGTTTGGACATACTCCTACCTTGCACTCCTTTTCCCAGTCTTCCTGATTACAGACTACGTGCGCTACAagcccgtcctcctcctccagggcGTCAGCTTCATCGTCACCTGGCTCTTGCTCCTCTTCGCACATGGAGTGGTGGCCATGCAGGTGGTGGAATTCTTCTACGGGATGGTGACAGCCACCGAGGTCGCCTATTACGCCTACATCTACAGTGTTGTCAGCACCGATCACTATCAGAGAGTGACGAGCTATTGCAGAAGTATCACTCTTGTTGCAGCCACTGTTGCCGCCGTGCTGGGACAGCTGCTGGTTTCCTTAGCAGATGTATCCTACTTCTACCTTAATGCCATTACTTTGGCTTCCGTGTCCCTGGCATTCGTGTGTTCGTTTCTCCTCCCAATGCCTCAAAAGAGTATGTTCTTCCACAGGAAAGATGACTCAGAAACTCTCCCAGGACCAGAGAAAGTTGTGGCTACAGTCAGCTCCGACAGGCCACCGAGCTGCCAAGAGGACAAGGGCTCTGTATCTGCTGACAGGGGACCAACACCTGAACAGCAGGCCGATAATGCCAAGCCCCAGAATCATGTGCTCAGAGTACTGGTGCAGCTGAGCAAGGACCTGAAGGATTGCTACAGCTCCAGGAAACTTCTTTACTGGTCCCTGTGGTGGGCTCTGGCTACGGCAGGCTTTAACCAGGTTCTGAATTATGTCCAAGTGCTGTGGGACTTCCGAGCTCCCTCTCACAGCTCTGCAGTGTACAATGGAGCTGTTGAAGCAATAGCAACTTTTTTAG gTTCAGCAACATCCATGGCAGTTGGATATGTCAAAGTAAACTGGGATCTTTCTGGAGAACTGGCTTTGGGAATTTTCTCTGCAATGGATGCTGGTTCTCTGTTTCTCATGCACTTTACTGACAACATCTGGGCATGTTATGCTGGTTACCTTGCATTTAAAGCATGCTATATGCTCCTTATAACAATAGCAAC gtttcAGATTGCTGTCAATCTAAGCATGGAGCGTTATGCTTTGATGTTTGGCTTCAACAACTTTGTTGCACTGGCAATTCAGACAATTTTAACTGTTGTTGTAGTAGATTCAAAAGGTCTGGGACTGGATATCAGCACCCAG TTTCTCATTTATGGCAGCTACTTTACATTCATAGCTGGAATTTTCCTGATCAGAAGCATGTATACCATTATATCCATCAAATGCAGAAATACCAGTGTGGCTGGTGAAAGCACTGATCATTaa